A window of the Candidatus Delongbacteria bacterium genome harbors these coding sequences:
- the ruvB gene encoding Holliday junction branch migration DNA helicase RuvB, with amino-acid sequence MLSGADLGNESDFDKSLRPQKLEDFTGQKKIKENLRIFIDSAIMRKDSLDHTLLHGPPGLGKTTLANIIAKEMGVDIKVTSGPVLEKAADLAGLLTNLKDGDVLFIDEIHRLSPVIEEYLYPAMEDYVIDIMLSSGPSATTVQLNLPKFTLVGATTRAGNLTSPLRARFGVNLRMLYYNPEELDFIVRRSASLLQISIDREASMEIARRCRGTPRIANRVLRRIRDFAIVKTDGFINKEITLLGMDALEIDSSGLDSMDKSIITTIIDKFNGGPVGIKNVAVAVGEEAETLEEVYEPYLIQEGFIQRTPRGRIVTEHGYKHYGYKFNQGLLELL; translated from the coding sequence ATATTAAGTGGTGCAGATCTCGGTAATGAATCTGATTTTGATAAATCTTTAAGACCTCAGAAGCTTGAGGACTTTACCGGACAAAAAAAAATAAAAGAAAATCTAAGAATATTTATAGATTCGGCAATAATGCGTAAGGATAGTTTAGATCATACATTGTTGCATGGACCACCAGGACTTGGTAAAACAACTCTTGCAAATATAATTGCTAAAGAGATGGGTGTGGACATCAAAGTTACATCGGGGCCAGTTTTGGAAAAAGCGGCTGACTTGGCAGGCCTTTTAACGAATCTTAAGGATGGGGATGTTCTCTTCATTGATGAAATTCATAGACTATCACCCGTTATTGAAGAGTACCTTTACCCTGCAATGGAAGACTACGTGATTGATATTATGTTGTCTAGTGGTCCTTCCGCTACAACAGTTCAGCTCAATCTACCAAAATTTACATTGGTCGGAGCAACGACTCGAGCAGGAAATTTGACAAGTCCACTAAGAGCTAGGTTTGGTGTTAATTTGAGAATGTTATATTATAATCCTGAAGAGCTTGATTTCATCGTTAGAAGGAGTGCATCATTACTTCAAATTTCAATCGATAGAGAAGCTTCTATGGAAATTGCTAGAAGATGCAGAGGTACTCCAAGAATTGCGAATAGAGTATTAAGAAGAATTAGAGATTTTGCGATAGTAAAAACCGATGGTTTTATAAATAAAGAAATTACTCTGCTTGGAATGGACGCTTTAGAAATTGATAGTAGTGGTCTTGATAGTATGGACAAAAGTATTATTACTACAATAATTGATAAATTTAATGGTGGTCCTGTTGGGATAAAAAATGTCGCAGTAGCAGTTGGAGAAGAGGCAGAAACACTTGAAGAGGTTTATGAACCTTATCTAATTCAGGAAGGGTTTATTCAAAGAACACCAAGAGGTCGTATCGTGACCGAACATGGTTATAAACATTATGGATATAAATTTAACCAAGGATTATTAGAGCTTTTATGA
- the queA gene encoding tRNA preQ1(34) S-adenosylmethionine ribosyltransferase-isomerase QueA has product MKVSDFDYILPEELIAQAPLEKRDQSKLLVLDKESGEISFKRFYNIIDLLKSGDLLVVNETKVIPARLFAGRTPQKTDEIEIFLIKEVALNSWEVMVRPGKKVKENTEIFFQNNIFAKVVKILENGNRILKFDYNFDIKYDLFNIGKMPLPPYIKRDAKTDDEKTYQTVFAKNEGAVAAPTAGLHFTEELFDRLKLKGIEVVKITLHVGIGTFRPVKVENVSEHVMHNEYYEIDEKAAETINRAKVENRRVIAVGTTSVRTLESAVIKDRVVAQKASTDIFIYPGYTFKVIDGLITNFHLPKSTLMMLVSALAGRDNIMNAYRSAIDERFRFYSYGDAMLII; this is encoded by the coding sequence ATGAAAGTTTCAGATTTTGATTATATATTGCCTGAAGAGCTAATAGCTCAAGCTCCTCTAGAAAAGAGAGATCAATCAAAGCTTTTGGTACTGGATAAGGAGAGTGGAGAAATCTCCTTCAAACGTTTTTATAATATTATAGATCTACTGAAATCAGGAGATCTGCTTGTTGTAAATGAAACAAAAGTTATACCAGCCAGACTGTTCGCTGGGAGAACACCTCAGAAAACAGATGAGATAGAAATATTCCTCATAAAGGAAGTTGCTCTAAACTCCTGGGAAGTAATGGTAAGACCGGGAAAAAAGGTGAAAGAGAATACAGAAATTTTCTTCCAGAATAATATTTTTGCAAAAGTTGTAAAAATTCTCGAAAATGGTAATAGAATTTTGAAGTTTGATTATAATTTTGATATAAAGTATGATCTTTTTAATATTGGTAAAATGCCGTTACCACCTTATATTAAGAGAGACGCAAAAACAGACGATGAAAAAACATATCAGACAGTATTTGCAAAAAATGAGGGAGCTGTTGCTGCACCGACTGCAGGTCTTCATTTTACAGAAGAACTATTTGATAGATTGAAGCTTAAAGGTATTGAGGTTGTAAAAATTACGCTTCATGTAGGCATCGGTACTTTTAGACCAGTTAAAGTTGAAAATGTAAGCGAGCATGTTATGCATAATGAATATTATGAAATAGATGAAAAAGCTGCAGAAACAATTAACAGAGCTAAAGTTGAAAACAGGAGAGTTATAGCGGTAGGGACCACTTCAGTGAGAACTTTAGAATCAGCTGTAATAAAAGATAGGGTAGTTGCTCAAAAAGCCAGTACGGATATATTCATCTATCCTGGCTATACTTTTAAAGTAATTGATGGTTTGATAACTAATTTTCACCTTCCTAAATCCACTTTAATGATGCTGGTGAGTGCTCTTGCTGGGCGAGATAATATTATGAATGCATATCGATCTGCGATAGATGAGAGATTCCGATTTTACAGTTATGGTGATGCAATGTTGATTATTTAA
- a CDS encoding SUMF1/EgtB/PvdO family nonheme iron enzyme, protein MICKVCNTLNEPKVKKCVTCGEKIKIRKIKFTVGDSKRMLSYKMKIMPAYKIILRYLMPAIVVLFLVFLIVTNIDNILRSLIPPPKEKQIVEETKIIENEKPDKEKAIIEESKKVEEKVIKKETLTKIIPKTELKEPEKKEIHNVYEGMVESDSSIFYASDSKRMVLVPSQIIEIGNDNDQLAKPSHEVKVDAFYMDAFEVTNGEYRKFLIETNYKLLSDYPHFTDSRFNEDRQPMINVSHQDAESYARWAGKRLPSEEEWECAAKGGMNYKYTTGNELNQSMANYFNSINDGKTSVVGSYKPNPYGIYDLGGNVCELISDVLTPYIGNNSFSPSWGKWTYRGGSWLSQGDELRTFDRRSTEYESGSVGNKGFRCVISKSAVLKK, encoded by the coding sequence ATGATTTGCAAAGTTTGTAATACTCTAAATGAACCAAAAGTAAAGAAATGTGTTACTTGTGGTGAAAAAATCAAAATTCGAAAGATAAAATTTACGGTTGGCGACTCTAAAAGGATGTTGTCATATAAAATGAAAATTATGCCAGCATACAAAATCATTCTTAGATACTTGATGCCAGCCATTGTAGTTCTTTTTCTAGTTTTTCTTATTGTTACGAATATAGATAATATCCTCAGATCTTTGATTCCTCCTCCAAAGGAGAAACAGATAGTTGAAGAAACAAAAATTATAGAAAATGAAAAACCTGATAAAGAAAAAGCTATAATTGAGGAATCTAAAAAAGTCGAAGAAAAAGTTATTAAAAAAGAAACTTTGACTAAAATAATCCCTAAAACAGAGCTCAAGGAACCTGAGAAGAAAGAAATTCACAATGTTTATGAAGGTATGGTTGAGTCCGACAGTTCAATTTTTTATGCTTCAGATTCTAAAAGGATGGTTTTGGTTCCTTCTCAAATAATAGAGATTGGTAATGATAATGATCAACTAGCAAAACCATCTCATGAGGTCAAAGTAGATGCTTTTTATATGGATGCGTTCGAGGTTACAAACGGTGAATACAGAAAATTTTTAATTGAAACAAATTATAAGCTACTGTCAGATTATCCACACTTTACAGATTCTCGATTCAATGAAGACAGGCAACCAATGATAAATGTGAGTCATCAAGATGCTGAATCATATGCCAGATGGGCTGGTAAGAGACTCCCTTCTGAAGAGGAATGGGAATGTGCTGCAAAGGGTGGAATGAATTACAAGTATACTACTGGTAATGAGTTGAATCAATCAATGGCAAATTATTTTAATTCGATTAATGATGGCAAAACATCTGTAGTTGGTAGTTATAAACCTAATCCTTATGGTATTTATGATCTTGGTGGCAATGTATGTGAACTGATTTCAGATGTTTTAACGCCTTATATTGGAAATAATTCTTTCAGTCCTTCATGGGGAAAATGGACTTATAGAGGAGGATCTTGGCTTTCTCAAGGAGATGAGTTGAGAACCTTTGATAGGAGATCAACTGAGTATGAAAGTGGTTCTGTTGGTAATAAAGGTTTTCGCTGTGTTATTAGTAAATCTGCAGTCTTAAAGAAATAA
- a CDS encoding formylglycine-generating enzyme family protein, translating to MSMICKRCKSFVPEGVKICESCGADVKTGKIFGEISNKVENKENSTKPVIKKGKPLSDPKKLDKLFVPLTSISSVVLFFIIFIIIFNNTDFYISFSNFINSWLPEKEELVVILPELKEEPKKVVKKDFDKNYVKRKKRDLITYTNSKDNMVMILIPSGEVVIGSNNESQFEMPEHEVNIEAFYIDEHEVTNKQYRKFIEETGYKAPDYLTDPRFSGANQPVVGVSFKDASAYAEWAGKRLPSEAEWEKAARGGLINIPYPYSKIITAKDFCYNLNPNTGHPIDVKRLGANDFKLYDISGNVYEWTTSIPYFYNSGKPMVDKPENFRVIRGGSWKSNEEDLTNSKRKFSSVQTKRNDLGFRCVMDY from the coding sequence ATGTCAATGATATGTAAAAGATGTAAATCTTTTGTTCCTGAAGGAGTTAAAATTTGTGAAAGTTGTGGAGCAGATGTAAAAACAGGTAAAATTTTTGGAGAGATATCCAATAAAGTTGAGAACAAAGAAAATAGTACTAAACCTGTAATAAAAAAGGGTAAACCTTTATCTGACCCAAAAAAATTAGATAAGCTTTTTGTCCCTTTGACTTCAATCAGTTCTGTGGTTCTATTTTTTATTATCTTCATTATTATTTTTAATAACACTGATTTCTATATCTCATTTTCAAATTTCATTAATTCCTGGCTTCCTGAGAAAGAGGAGCTTGTGGTAATTTTACCCGAGTTGAAGGAAGAACCCAAGAAAGTTGTAAAAAAGGATTTTGATAAAAATTATGTTAAGAGAAAGAAAAGAGATTTAATTACATATACAAATTCAAAAGACAATATGGTTATGATTCTTATCCCATCTGGTGAAGTAGTAATTGGTTCGAATAATGAAAGTCAATTTGAGATGCCAGAACATGAAGTCAATATTGAAGCTTTTTATATCGATGAACATGAGGTAACTAATAAGCAGTACAGAAAATTTATTGAGGAAACGGGCTATAAAGCTCCAGATTATTTGACAGACCCAAGATTTAGTGGTGCAAATCAACCTGTAGTTGGTGTTAGTTTTAAAGATGCATCTGCTTATGCCGAATGGGCTGGAAAAAGATTACCAAGTGAAGCTGAATGGGAAAAGGCTGCAAGAGGTGGCTTGATTAATATTCCTTATCCATATTCAAAAATTATCACAGCTAAAGATTTCTGTTATAATTTAAATCCAAATACTGGTCATCCAATTGATGTTAAAAGATTGGGTGCAAATGACTTTAAGCTATATGATATTTCTGGTAATGTTTATGAATGGACTACTTCAATTCCGTATTTCTACAATTCTGGAAAGCCGATGGTTGATAAACCGGAGAATTTTAGGGTGATAAGAGGAGGAAGTTGGAAATCAAATGAAGAAGATTTGACAAACAGTAAAAGAAAATTTTCTTCAGTTCAAACTAAAAGAAATGACCTTGGCTTTAGATGCGTAATGGATTATTGA
- a CDS encoding uracil-DNA glycosylase, producing the protein MHKNIKLLGIVQKLKANLQTRINLYGKNSAVTNFNPSFKFYSSDLSELKIDNNPKIENSNKIKQESPKQEIIKPVKISKPRVIEESNSSSVEIVQIIPNISEMKSLYDDVLTCRACNLHKTRKNAVFGSGRGKIKLVCVGEAPGEDEDKSGLPFVGKAGQLLTKMLKAIGIDRNDIFICNTIKCHPPGNREPETDETKSCYAYLEKQLELLKPDFILALGRVAANRLLNRDDKMYNYREEIQYYNNIPVIVTYHPSALLRNEKWKRPAWEDLQKLQKLMNEK; encoded by the coding sequence ATGCACAAAAATATTAAATTGCTTGGAATAGTTCAAAAACTTAAAGCAAATCTTCAAACCAGAATTAATTTATATGGGAAAAATTCGGCTGTAACAAACTTTAATCCAAGTTTCAAATTTTATTCTTCAGATTTATCTGAATTGAAAATTGATAATAACCCAAAGATTGAAAACTCTAATAAAATTAAACAGGAATCTCCAAAACAAGAGATAATTAAACCTGTTAAAATTTCTAAACCTAGAGTAATAGAAGAATCAAATTCAAGTAGTGTAGAAATTGTACAGATTATACCTAATATATCTGAAATGAAATCTCTCTACGATGATGTGCTTACATGCAGAGCCTGTAATCTTCATAAAACAAGGAAAAATGCAGTTTTTGGAAGTGGTAGGGGGAAAATTAAGCTTGTCTGTGTTGGAGAAGCACCTGGTGAAGATGAAGATAAATCAGGACTTCCTTTTGTTGGTAAAGCGGGACAATTACTAACAAAAATGTTGAAAGCAATTGGTATAGATCGTAATGATATTTTTATATGTAACACAATTAAATGTCATCCTCCGGGAAATAGAGAACCTGAAACTGATGAGACAAAAAGTTGTTACGCTTATTTAGAGAAGCAATTAGAGCTGTTGAAACCGGATTTCATACTAGCCCTTGGTAGGGTTGCCGCTAATAGGCTTTTGAATAGAGATGATAAAATGTATAATTACAGGGAGGAGATACAGTACTATAATAATATCCCAGTAATTGTTACCTATCATCCTTCGGCACTTCTTAGAAATGAGAAATGGAAAAGACCTGCATGGGAAGATTTACAAAAATTACAAAAATTGATGAACGAGAAATGA
- the ligA gene encoding NAD-dependent DNA ligase LigA: MGRFTKITKIDEREMNERILYLKKRIVELDEYYYKKNISAISDLEYDMLTKELADLEKREGIIQDSMSSGVVGSDHIDGFERVSHFKRMLSIPNSYSEADLRDFDRRLKSVLFQNPNPDYCVELKIDGLAVSIIYENGSLKRAVTRGDGEYGDDITRNIKFIKNLPQEILITERIEVRGEIYISKDDFIKINQERESLGEKTFANPRNLAAGSIKLLDHSELKRRPLKVIIYYLDDGNFAKHSDNLLRLKELGFPAPDFYKVCQNISQVIDVCNEWEIKRHSMPYEIDGMVIKYENTREYEFLGTTAKYPRYMMAYKFKAEQAETLLEDIKFQVGRTGAVTPVANLSPVYLAGTVVKNATLHNADEIIAKDLRVGDYVIVEKAGEIIPQVVSSNKEKRKPDSKPFEMITNCPSCGHTLKREDEEAVYRCYNSLCPAQVERQIEHFVSKLAMDISGLGEKIVKLLIDNKLISDFTDIYNLNLNQISELDRMGDKSAKNLIDAIENSKKRELDKLIFALGIRFVGSGASKILAKRFKNLRKLQAADYTELISIDEIGEKIASSVYNYFRSETSKTIINKLESYGLNFSYKEQVVSKLFENLKFVLTGTLPTLKRDDAAKIIEDNGGKVASSVSKKTDYVLAGEEAGSKLDKAKELGIKIIDEQEFINMINQEK; the protein is encoded by the coding sequence ATGGGAAGATTTACAAAAATTACAAAAATTGATGAACGAGAAATGAACGAAAGAATTTTATATTTAAAAAAACGTATTGTTGAGCTTGACGAATATTATTATAAAAAAAATATTTCAGCTATTAGTGATTTGGAATATGATATGCTTACCAAAGAGCTTGCAGATCTTGAAAAGAGAGAAGGCATTATTCAAGATTCAATGAGTTCAGGAGTTGTTGGTAGCGATCATATCGATGGTTTTGAGAGAGTTTCACACTTTAAAAGAATGTTGTCCATACCAAATAGTTATTCTGAAGCAGACCTTCGTGATTTTGATAGAAGGTTAAAATCTGTACTTTTTCAAAATCCAAATCCTGACTATTGTGTTGAATTGAAAATTGATGGACTTGCTGTTTCCATTATCTATGAAAATGGTTCTTTAAAAAGAGCTGTGACTAGGGGTGATGGGGAATATGGTGATGATATAACCAGAAATATCAAATTTATAAAAAATTTACCACAAGAGATCCTGATAACAGAGCGAATAGAAGTTCGAGGTGAAATCTACATCTCAAAAGATGATTTTATTAAGATAAATCAGGAACGAGAATCTCTTGGAGAAAAAACATTTGCAAATCCAAGAAACCTAGCCGCAGGATCTATAAAACTTTTAGATCATTCAGAGTTAAAACGACGACCATTAAAAGTAATTATCTATTATCTGGATGATGGAAATTTTGCGAAACATTCAGACAATTTATTGAGATTAAAAGAACTGGGCTTTCCTGCTCCAGATTTTTATAAAGTATGTCAAAATATTAGTCAAGTAATTGATGTTTGCAATGAATGGGAAATTAAAAGACATTCAATGCCATATGAAATTGATGGTATGGTGATAAAATATGAAAATACAAGGGAATATGAGTTTCTGGGAACAACCGCAAAATATCCTCGTTACATGATGGCGTATAAGTTTAAAGCTGAGCAGGCTGAAACACTGCTTGAGGATATAAAATTTCAAGTTGGAAGGACTGGTGCTGTAACTCCTGTCGCAAACTTATCTCCAGTTTATCTTGCAGGGACAGTCGTAAAAAACGCTACTCTACACAACGCTGATGAAATTATTGCAAAAGATCTTCGTGTGGGCGATTATGTGATTGTTGAAAAAGCAGGAGAGATAATTCCTCAAGTTGTTTCAAGTAACAAAGAGAAACGTAAACCAGACTCAAAACCTTTTGAAATGATAACAAATTGTCCTTCGTGTGGGCACACTCTTAAACGCGAGGATGAAGAAGCTGTTTATAGATGCTATAATTCTCTTTGTCCAGCCCAAGTTGAAAGACAAATTGAGCATTTTGTTAGTAAACTTGCAATGGACATTTCTGGACTGGGTGAAAAAATCGTTAAACTCTTAATTGATAATAAACTAATTAGTGACTTTACTGATATTTATAATCTAAATTTGAACCAGATTTCTGAATTGGATAGGATGGGTGATAAGTCTGCAAAAAATTTAATTGATGCTATAGAGAATTCAAAGAAAAGAGAATTGGATAAATTGATTTTTGCACTTGGAATTCGATTTGTTGGAAGTGGAGCTTCTAAAATACTAGCAAAAAGATTTAAAAATCTTAGAAAGCTTCAAGCTGCAGATTATACTGAACTTATATCAATTGACGAGATAGGTGAAAAGATCGCATCATCAGTTTATAATTATTTTAGATCAGAAACTTCAAAAACAATAATAAACAAGTTAGAAAGCTACGGATTAAATTTTTCGTATAAGGAGCAAGTGGTCAGTAAACTTTTTGAAAACCTTAAATTTGTTTTAACAGGTACACTTCCAACTTTGAAAAGAGATGATGCCGCTAAAATAATTGAGGATAATGGAGGAAAAGTAGCTTCATCAGTTTCTAAAAAAACAGACTATGTTTTAGCTGGTGAAGAGGCTGGATCTAAATTAGATAAAGCTAAAGAACTTGGAATTAAAATTATTGATGAACAAGAATTTATTAATATGATCAATCAGGAGAAATAA
- a CDS encoding aminoacyl-histidine dipeptidase, with protein sequence MSDIRSLEPKIVWEQFYNLTQVPRPSKNEGKAVDYLINFAKKHNFEYQTDNFGNVIIRKPAIQGKENSPSIVIQNHIDMVCEKNDGTIFDFNNDSIKTLIDGDWVTADGTTLGADNGIGAAMGLSILLDEKVKHGPIEVLFTTDEESGMTGAIGLGSDLIKSKLMLNLDTEEEGAIYIGCAGGKTTIIEREFEPNEHEGSLFSYEVTINGLKGGHSGLMIHYGLGNAIKLAGRLISHIIDINENVYISSIVGGEKHNAIPREAKFIISFEDNFDLEKVCSDFTEIFKKELKGVDEGILITSKRLESAPNVMCRNYTKLLKNLIMILPHGVGSFSNEVHGLVETSTNLASINMQNYKLRIVTSQRSFVKTKLDGISAKVRACGLIAGCNVTHSDGYPSWQPNSESPLLKKAGEVHKEIFGKSAEIKAIHAGLECGLLSEKYPEMDIISIGPDITGAHSPDERVKISSVGNIYKFVKGIIEAY encoded by the coding sequence ATGAGCGATATAAGAAGTTTAGAGCCTAAGATTGTCTGGGAGCAGTTCTACAATCTAACTCAAGTTCCAAGACCTTCCAAAAATGAAGGAAAAGCAGTTGATTATCTAATCAATTTCGCAAAAAAGCACAATTTCGAGTATCAGACTGATAATTTTGGCAATGTAATTATCAGGAAACCTGCTATACAAGGTAAGGAAAACTCCCCATCTATAGTTATTCAAAATCATATCGATATGGTTTGTGAAAAAAATGATGGAACTATCTTCGATTTCAACAATGACTCTATTAAAACTTTAATCGATGGAGATTGGGTTACAGCCGATGGAACTACTCTTGGTGCTGATAACGGTATTGGTGCAGCAATGGGGCTTTCGATACTTCTTGATGAAAAAGTTAAACATGGTCCCATCGAAGTTCTTTTTACAACTGATGAGGAATCAGGTATGACTGGAGCTATTGGGCTTGGTAGTGATTTGATTAAAAGTAAATTAATGCTGAATCTTGACACTGAAGAAGAGGGTGCTATTTATATTGGTTGTGCAGGTGGAAAAACGACTATTATTGAAAGAGAGTTTGAACCTAACGAACATGAAGGCTCTTTATTTTCATATGAAGTTACTATTAATGGACTAAAAGGTGGACATTCAGGTCTAATGATCCATTATGGTTTGGGTAACGCAATTAAACTTGCTGGAAGATTGATAAGTCATATTATTGATATAAATGAGAATGTCTATATTTCATCGATAGTTGGTGGTGAAAAGCACAATGCGATACCTAGAGAAGCGAAATTTATTATTAGTTTTGAAGATAATTTCGATCTTGAGAAAGTATGCTCAGATTTTACTGAAATCTTCAAAAAAGAACTCAAAGGTGTTGATGAAGGTATATTAATTACTTCAAAAAGACTCGAATCAGCTCCAAATGTAATGTGTAGAAACTATACAAAACTTCTTAAAAACCTGATTATGATTCTACCTCATGGAGTTGGATCTTTCAGCAATGAGGTGCACGGTCTGGTGGAGACATCGACAAATCTAGCTTCGATTAATATGCAAAATTATAAGTTGAGAATTGTAACGAGCCAAAGATCCTTTGTTAAAACAAAACTGGATGGTATCAGTGCTAAAGTACGTGCATGCGGATTGATTGCTGGATGTAATGTTACCCATTCTGACGGTTATCCTTCTTGGCAACCAAACAGTGAATCACCACTTCTAAAAAAAGCTGGAGAAGTACATAAAGAGATTTTTGGCAAATCTGCTGAAATCAAAGCTATTCATGCTGGCCTTGAGTGTGGATTATTATCTGAGAAATATCCTGAAATGGATATAATTTCCATAGGTCCTGATATTACTGGAGCTCATTCTCCAGACGAAAGAGTTAAAATTTCTAGTGTAGGAAATATTTATAAATTCGTAAAAGGTATTATAGAAGCTTATTAA
- a CDS encoding SPASM domain-containing protein has translation MSANFQSYLLKYKKVYIEITNICNLSCSFCQKSSREKQFMTLIDFELYLKQIKEYTDYIYLHVKGEPLAHPEFDKIIEICEKYSMKVNITTNGMLINKWKDIIEKSMAIRQINFSLHSYIEYNLFDISEILHFVDIIKERIIISFRFWNLKDSMIGDKNFVLIDQIFKKFNKEFDNDLFFSKMSYKISDNVYINHEYEFDWPSYDLIPQESGFCYGLRTHFGVLVDGTVIPCCLDGEGLINLGNLKVLSLNQITASERVKAIYDGFSDKKAVEKLCKHCTFKNKFNEKH, from the coding sequence ATTTCTGCTAATTTTCAGAGTTATCTATTGAAGTACAAAAAAGTATATATAGAAATCACGAATATTTGTAATCTTTCATGTTCATTTTGTCAAAAATCTTCCAGAGAAAAGCAGTTCATGACTTTAATTGATTTTGAGTTATATTTAAAGCAGATAAAAGAATATACAGATTATATCTACCTTCATGTTAAAGGAGAACCTCTAGCACATCCAGAATTTGATAAGATTATTGAGATTTGTGAAAAATACTCCATGAAAGTTAATATTACTACTAATGGTATGCTGATAAACAAATGGAAAGACATAATAGAAAAGTCTATGGCTATACGACAGATAAACTTCTCTCTTCATAGCTATATAGAGTATAATTTATTTGATATTTCTGAAATTCTTCATTTTGTAGATATTATAAAAGAAAGAATTATTATCTCTTTTCGATTCTGGAATCTAAAAGACTCAATGATTGGTGACAAGAATTTTGTCTTGATAGATCAGATATTTAAAAAATTTAATAAAGAATTCGATAATGACCTTTTTTTTAGTAAAATGAGTTACAAAATTTCCGATAATGTTTATATCAATCATGAGTATGAATTTGATTGGCCATCATATGATTTAATACCACAAGAATCTGGATTTTGTTATGGACTTAGAACTCATTTTGGTGTTCTTGTAGATGGAACCGTTATTCCATGTTGTCTAGATGGTGAAGGTTTGATAAATCTTGGAAATTTGAAAGTTCTAAGTTTAAATCAAATAACTGCAAGTGAAAGAGTAAAAGCAATATACGATGGATTTTCAGATAAAAAAGCGGTTGAGAAATTATGCAAACATTGCACTTTTAAGAATAAATTTAATGAGAAACATTAA
- a CDS encoding formylglycine-generating enzyme family protein, which yields MKKLFSLTIMMIMSTFAGNICFHSANGTVEVSIDEFVMMEICEKNSDQFILVDGGAFQMGDEVGDLPEWCGPLHDVTLSSFQIGKYLVTQSEWEEVMTGNSNGISATPSYFSGDLSRPVDQVSVFDIFVFCNRKSMIEGLIPVYSINGSTNPDTWGESPSGSNNYWADATCNWSSSGYRLPTEAEWEYASRGGAQTLGYLYAGGNELDDVSWNWLNSGNQTHPVGIKLPNELNLYDMSGNLNEWCWDWYNEYSTDPQTNPTGPSSGVMKILRGGSWYNNYEGYFRNSSRTFSLPSNRWSNNGFRIAKSI from the coding sequence ATGAAAAAGCTTTTTAGCTTAACAATTATGATGATTATGTCAACTTTTGCAGGTAACATTTGCTTTCATTCAGCGAATGGTACTGTGGAGGTAAGCATCGATGAATTTGTGATGATGGAGATCTGCGAAAAAAATTCAGATCAATTTATACTGGTTGATGGCGGTGCATTTCAAATGGGTGATGAAGTTGGAGATTTACCAGAGTGGTGCGGTCCTTTACATGATGTAACTTTGAGTTCATTTCAAATTGGTAAATATCTTGTTACTCAATCTGAATGGGAAGAGGTTATGACTGGAAATAGTAATGGAATATCTGCTACTCCTAGTTACTTCTCTGGCGATTTAAGTAGGCCAGTTGATCAAGTAAGTGTTTTCGACATTTTTGTATTTTGCAATAGAAAAAGTATGATTGAGGGATTGATACCAGTCTACTCAATCAATGGATCTACGAATCCTGACACCTGGGGAGAATCACCTTCAGGAAGTAACAACTATTGGGCAGACGCAACTTGTAATTGGTCTTCAAGTGGTTATAGATTACCGACAGAGGCAGAATGGGAATATGCTTCAAGAGGCGGTGCTCAAACTCTAGGATATTTATATGCTGGAGGTAATGAATTAGATGATGTTTCATGGAATTGGCTAAACTCTGGAAATCAAACCCATCCAGTAGGTATCAAGTTGCCCAACGAGTTAAACTTGTATGATATGAGTGGAAATCTTAATGAATGGTGTTGGGATTGGTATAATGAATATTCTACAGATCCTCAAACAAATCCAACAGGACCATCATCTGGAGTTATGAAAATCTTAAGAGGAGGTAGTTGGTATAATAATTATGAAGGTTACTTTAGGAATTCCAGTAGAACTTTTTCACTGCCAAGTAATCGATGGAGTAACAACGGCTTTCGTATTGCAAAAAGCATCTAG